One Stigmatella aurantiaca genomic region harbors:
- a CDS encoding glycosyl hydrolase family 18 protein, translating to MSAGVFTFQTTTTWSTGYCAQLRFTNTSGAALSRWTVTFELAPGMRITSLSNGQWSAQGQVQRVTDQGWNGSVPVGGTASFSFCGHHTGTVSPPFNYTLNSVPVGTTPPPPPPPSDIQAPSVVQGLSVVSKTAQSVELSWQAATDNVGVTGYEVFQNNASTAVATPSGTSVSVGGLQPGTSYVFTVKARDAAGNRSAASAPLTVSTEAPVAPKRMVGYFVSWGIYQRQFYAKNLDTTGSAAKLTHLNYSFGRVVNGRCDVAAGNPEADYTWHHTAAMSVDGVADNGQALRGNFNQLKKLKAKYPHLKVLISLGGAEWSTGFSDAVSTAEKRRVFVQSCIDAYIRGNLPVGAGVAAGIFDGIDVDWEFPAVNWGGQPGKPEDTANFTEMIAEFRRQLDAVRPGLLLTMASGSSSDVFSKIQLNVLPTYLDFITVMTYDMHGGWDPTANFHAALYNQAANPAKARRDSTHEAIQGHLDAGVPPAKLVLGVPLYGRGWQGTQAGPNGDGLYQNTSGAAWGNWDVYSSSGMFDYYYIKNVLEPAGVKRRHPEAQVPYVYNPASGLWVSYDDPVSIGVKGQYINSRQLGGAMFWDLSSDDAQGSLVAAMKAALAP from the coding sequence TTGTCCGCGGGCGTTTTCACCTTCCAGACGACGACCACCTGGTCCACGGGCTACTGCGCGCAGCTGCGCTTCACCAACACCTCCGGGGCCGCCTTGTCCCGGTGGACGGTGACGTTCGAGCTGGCGCCCGGCATGCGCATCACGTCCCTGTCCAATGGCCAGTGGTCCGCCCAGGGGCAGGTTCAGCGCGTCACGGACCAAGGCTGGAATGGCTCCGTGCCGGTGGGCGGGACGGCGTCCTTCTCCTTCTGTGGGCACCACACGGGCACGGTGAGCCCGCCGTTCAATTACACGCTCAACTCCGTGCCGGTGGGGACCACCCCCCCGCCGCCCCCGCCGCCCTCGGACATCCAGGCGCCCTCGGTGGTGCAGGGCTTGAGCGTGGTGAGCAAGACGGCGCAGAGCGTCGAGTTGTCCTGGCAGGCCGCCACCGACAATGTCGGCGTCACCGGCTATGAAGTCTTCCAGAACAACGCCAGTACGGCCGTGGCCACCCCCTCGGGAACCAGCGTGAGCGTGGGCGGGCTCCAGCCGGGCACCTCCTATGTCTTTACCGTGAAGGCGCGGGATGCGGCGGGAAACCGCTCCGCGGCCAGCGCCCCGCTCACCGTGAGCACGGAGGCCCCGGTGGCCCCCAAGCGCATGGTGGGCTACTTCGTCAGCTGGGGCATCTATCAAAGACAGTTCTATGCCAAGAACCTGGACACGACGGGCTCGGCGGCGAAGCTCACCCACCTGAATTATTCCTTTGGCCGGGTGGTGAATGGCCGGTGTGACGTGGCCGCGGGCAATCCCGAGGCGGACTACACCTGGCACCACACCGCGGCGATGAGCGTGGATGGCGTGGCGGACAATGGCCAGGCGCTCCGGGGCAACTTCAACCAGCTCAAGAAGCTCAAGGCGAAGTATCCCCACCTGAAGGTGCTCATCTCCCTGGGGGGCGCGGAGTGGTCCACGGGCTTCTCCGACGCGGTGAGCACCGCCGAGAAGCGGCGCGTCTTCGTGCAGTCCTGCATCGATGCCTACATCCGGGGCAACCTGCCGGTGGGGGCCGGGGTGGCCGCGGGCATCTTCGATGGCATCGACGTGGACTGGGAGTTCCCCGCGGTGAACTGGGGTGGCCAGCCGGGCAAGCCCGAGGACACGGCGAACTTCACGGAGATGATTGCCGAGTTCCGCCGCCAGCTCGACGCGGTCCGTCCCGGCCTGCTGCTGACCATGGCCTCGGGCTCGTCCTCGGATGTGTTCTCGAAGATTCAGCTCAACGTGCTGCCCACGTACCTCGATTTCATCACGGTGATGACCTACGACATGCACGGCGGGTGGGACCCCACGGCGAACTTCCACGCGGCGCTCTACAACCAGGCCGCCAACCCCGCCAAGGCCCGGCGTGACAGCACGCACGAGGCGATTCAGGGCCACCTGGACGCGGGCGTGCCCCCGGCGAAGCTCGTGCTGGGCGTTCCGCTGTACGGGCGCGGCTGGCAGGGCACCCAGGCGGGGCCCAACGGGGATGGGCTCTACCAGAACACCTCGGGCGCGGCCTGGGGCAACTGGGACGTCTACAGCAGCTCCGGGATGTTCGACTATTACTACATCAAGAACGTGCTGGAGCCCGCAGGCGTGAAGCGCCGCCATCCGGAGGCGCAGGTGCCCTACGTCTACAACCCCGCCTCCGGGCTGTGGGTGAGCTACGACGATCCGGTCTCCATCGGCGTGAAGGGGCAATACATCAACAGCCGCCAGCTCGGCGGCGCCATGTTCTGGGACTTGAGCAGCGACGATGCCCAGGGCTCGCTGGTCGCCGCGATGAAGGCGGCGCTCGCCCCGTAA